TGGTCGTCTATACCCTGGGTATAGCTGTACACACAGCCTTCCAGACGATACGCATACGACTCACACAAAAATAGCGACATATCGTCCACTGGCGTCCACCGTCGCCTATACCCCGGGTATAGCGGCACACATCCCCTTCCCTCGCAAGGCGTCCGGTGCCTCGCAAAACAGGCTGACCAGCAGTGCGGTTTCATGACTGACGGCCTTCCTGTTACAGCCGAAGCTGGCGACTCGTTTCACTACAGAGAGTCACATCACCATGGCCAACGAAAACAATGCCACCGAGTCCTTGCAATTGAACCTGGGGTCATTGCGCAGTGCGATGTCACTGACCCTGCATACCCACCACGCGTCGCGTATCTGGCACGGACGCGCAGCCGCAGAAGGCAAACCCGGCATCGTCGGCCTGAACGGATTTGTCTCCATCATGAACAAGCTCAAGCGCGGTGCCGAGCAGGACGATCCCTATTCCGACTGGTGGATGCTGCGCATTGAAGACAAGCTGTCGCTCACCAAAGAACAGTTCCTGAACTTGCGCCAACAAGTGGACCAGGCACTGGCTGACGTACCACCCGCGCTGAGTATTGGTGAAAACATGAATGTGCAACCCGTCAAGCTGCCGCTGTTCGTCTCTTCGCAACTGGGCTTTATGGCGGTCTATTTGCTGGCCGACTACGATGATCTTGCCCGCCGCCTGATCCTGGCTCACCACACTGCCCTGATCGACCGCTCAACCCTTGAGCGCTGGCTCAACGACGGAGCCCATGCCCTGCGCAGTCTCTTCAGTCTGGCGCAGCAATACCGCTACTCTGGCAGCCGGCGCGACGACTTTGCTGCCAACAATGCCGCAGCCCGTGCCGCAGTGGAAAAGTACGGAGAACTGCCGCAGGACGTGCTCGAAGGCACGCGTCGTTCACGCTTCGCACCACCCTTGATCCGGCGTGGGCAAACGAACATGGCGCATTCAGGCATCACACATCAAACACCCTCACACGCAGACGAACCTGCTGATGTCCCTGCCAACGCCAGTGGAAACCCAACCGAAGATGCACAGGATAGCGAGGATGACCACGCATGAGCGCATCGACACGTTTCACCCTGCTGGAACAGACCGCCTTCCAGCAGTTGGAACATGCAGGCTACCTAAAAGGCCTTTTAAAACCTTTTAAAGGTAAAGGGGCACTCGAAGTCTGGGCCAGCCAATGCGAGGCACTGCGCGACAATCTGATCGTGCTGGCGCAACGGCAGATTCTGGCACAGGCACGCAGCCATCCCTTCAACCTGCTACCCACGCAACTGGCCCAGCAAACCACTGGCGCAGGCACCACCTTTCTGCGCTGGCGCAACCTCGACCGCAGCAGTATGGGCGTAGCCCTGTGGCAAAAGATGATGGCCAATCCGGCTACGCCACCCGGACTCATCGGCGATTTACACGCAATGGAAGTCCAGCGTGCCGTGCTGAACATGCAGATTAGCCTGTTGCACACACTCGCACGCCAGGCCAGGGACTGCGCCAGCAAAGTGACCCACGCCGACGATATTTATCTGCGCCGGACAGGCCATCAGGCGGACCTAAACCCGCCCCATACAGGGGGAGACCACATGAAACATCAGGCATCGGCACAACGCCGTTGACGGTTTCAACCAGCATTGTCTTTCCAATGCGGGCATTTCACATCAAACAGGAGTCATAGACATGAGTACACATTTCAGTGGCGAGGGAAATATCGGCTCTGCGCCAGAATTCCACGAGTACCCCAACGGCAACGAAGAACCACGTCGGGTGTTGCGTCTGAACGTCTACTTCGACAACCCCGTCCCCGGCAAGAGCGGTGCCTTTGAAGATCGTGGAGGTTTCTGGCGGCCAGTTGACTGGTGGCATCGTGATGCGGAGCAATTCTCTGGACTGTTCCAGAAAGGCATGCGGGTCGTGGTTGGCGGACGTGTGGAGCGCGACGACTGGACCGATGAGAACAACAACCCGCGTACGACTTACCGTGTCAATGCACGCAGCGTTGGCATCCTCCCTTACCGAATCGAGGCCATCACCCTGAGCCCCAAGTCAGGGTCAGCAGATCCGGGGCCACA
The genomic region above belongs to Pectobacterium colocasium and contains:
- a CDS encoding PFL_4669 family integrating conjugative element protein, which encodes MANENNATESLQLNLGSLRSAMSLTLHTHHASRIWHGRAAAEGKPGIVGLNGFVSIMNKLKRGAEQDDPYSDWWMLRIEDKLSLTKEQFLNLRQQVDQALADVPPALSIGENMNVQPVKLPLFVSSQLGFMAVYLLADYDDLARRLILAHHTALIDRSTLERWLNDGAHALRSLFSLAQQYRYSGSRRDDFAANNAAARAAVEKYGELPQDVLEGTRRSRFAPPLIRRGQTNMAHSGITHQTPSHADEPADVPANASGNPTEDAQDSEDDHA
- a CDS encoding DUF3158 family protein, translating into MSASTRFTLLEQTAFQQLEHAGYLKGLLKPFKGKGALEVWASQCEALRDNLIVLAQRQILAQARSHPFNLLPTQLAQQTTGAGTTFLRWRNLDRSSMGVALWQKMMANPATPPGLIGDLHAMEVQRAVLNMQISLLHTLARQARDCASKVTHADDIYLRRTGHQADLNPPHTGGDHMKHQASAQRR
- a CDS encoding single-stranded DNA-binding protein: MSTHFSGEGNIGSAPEFHEYPNGNEEPRRVLRLNVYFDNPVPGKSGAFEDRGGFWRPVDWWHRDAEQFSGLFQKGMRVVVGGRVERDDWTDENNNPRTTYRVNARSVGILPYRIEAITLSPKSGSADPGPQTE